A region of Curvibacter sp. AEP1-3 DNA encodes the following proteins:
- a CDS encoding H-NS histone family protein, which translates to MSKLLDLIAQKESLEAQIAEIREKEFAKAIEDVKALINQHNLTVGDVFGSNTRGIKTEAKSATKVAAKYRDPLTGNTWSGRGLAPKWLAGKNKEDYAIKQ; encoded by the coding sequence ATGTCAAAACTTCTCGATCTCATAGCCCAAAAAGAATCCCTTGAAGCACAGATCGCTGAAATAAGGGAAAAGGAGTTCGCAAAGGCAATTGAGGATGTGAAGGCACTAATCAACCAGCACAATCTAACTGTTGGGGATGTATTTGGATCCAACACACGTGGCATCAAGACTGAAGCGAAGTCTGCGACCAAGGTAGCCGCGAAGTACCGAGACCCACTTACCGGAAATACTTGGAGTGGCCGTGGACTAGCCCCAAAATGGCTTGCCGGAAAAAATAAAGAGGACTACGCTATCAAGCAATAG
- a CDS encoding ATP-binding cassette domain-containing protein produces the protein MQAIQATLMRIGQIRRENIDALQLQAALRELNIEIGPKEIFLALAKKMNWSRPKFSEQPDSGRLPCLIASETKGFGLVTSRNPDGQWAISWYSPESRKFEETFLSHIENSMCIRMRLAVPYRITNSPSFQLIWNEVWSQKRLLIEIAAGTLAISIFALANSFYSMQVYDRVVPTQASGTLWVLTIGVMVAVLLELFGKWVRSNQIHKLTDAVDQNLARSVYTKFLNTRLDQLPASVGSTSSRLRSYEGARGFLVSVATQAMVDIPLAVLTLCVLMAIGGWLSIVPILFFAAGLLLSFIFQNRLEQLAKMATPAQHLKSGLLVESIEGAETIKSGQGGWRMLSKWLDITDESRSFEQKMREITEHSQYVLAMFQQAAYVGLIAAGALQVGKADFSMGGLIACSILSGRILGPVGMVPQLVMQWANIKVSLQDLDRLWKLPGDHPEGIQPLSVGQIHGTFELSEVEMHYSGTLALKIPKLHIQSGEKIAILGGIGCGKTSLLRLLSGMYKPQSGRVTLDGIDIDLISKANIADHMGYVGQDGRLFAGTLRDNLVLGLTDPGDDILIQAAKRTGLFETVISPHPKGLEREIFEGGQGLSGGQRQLVHITRALLRSPRVWLLDEPTASMDAPVEHRVLATLAAELQSRPNSTLILVTHKPQLLALVNRIIILSQQQVVMDGPRDAVLQQLNANSNQNSTQS, from the coding sequence ATGCAAGCCATACAGGCGACACTCATGCGAATAGGACAAATTCGCAGAGAAAACATTGACGCGCTTCAACTCCAGGCGGCACTTCGTGAATTGAACATCGAAATCGGCCCAAAAGAAATTTTTTTGGCACTGGCCAAGAAAATGAATTGGTCTCGCCCGAAGTTTTCTGAACAACCTGATTCGGGGCGCCTTCCTTGTCTCATTGCCTCTGAGACAAAAGGATTCGGGCTAGTGACGAGTAGAAATCCTGATGGGCAATGGGCAATAAGTTGGTATAGCCCGGAATCGAGAAAGTTTGAGGAAACTTTTTTGAGTCATATCGAAAACTCGATGTGTATACGGATGCGTCTTGCCGTACCTTATCGAATCACTAACAGTCCAAGTTTCCAACTAATTTGGAATGAAGTCTGGAGTCAAAAGCGACTTCTCATAGAGATCGCTGCTGGTACTTTAGCTATTAGTATCTTCGCACTTGCAAACTCATTCTATTCGATGCAAGTGTACGACCGGGTAGTTCCGACCCAGGCATCAGGAACTTTATGGGTGCTGACTATTGGTGTCATGGTCGCTGTTCTTTTGGAGTTATTTGGTAAGTGGGTTCGGTCTAACCAAATTCATAAGCTTACTGATGCTGTCGATCAAAATCTTGCGAGAAGTGTATACACGAAGTTTCTGAATACCAGGCTAGATCAACTGCCTGCAAGTGTGGGGTCAACGTCATCTCGACTGAGAAGCTATGAAGGTGCCAGAGGTTTTCTGGTTAGTGTAGCAACACAGGCAATGGTAGATATTCCATTAGCTGTTCTAACTTTATGCGTATTGATGGCTATTGGGGGATGGCTCTCCATCGTACCAATACTTTTCTTTGCGGCTGGTTTATTGTTGAGTTTCATATTTCAAAACCGACTGGAGCAGTTAGCCAAGATGGCCACCCCCGCTCAGCACCTAAAGTCAGGTTTGTTAGTAGAAAGTATTGAAGGCGCCGAGACTATTAAATCTGGGCAAGGCGGCTGGAGAATGCTGTCTAAGTGGCTTGATATTACTGATGAATCGCGTAGCTTCGAGCAGAAAATGCGGGAGATCACCGAGCACTCTCAATACGTACTGGCAATGTTTCAGCAGGCAGCTTATGTTGGACTTATCGCTGCAGGAGCATTACAGGTAGGTAAAGCTGATTTTTCAATGGGGGGCCTCATTGCATGCTCCATCCTGAGTGGACGTATTCTTGGCCCAGTAGGTATGGTTCCCCAGCTAGTGATGCAATGGGCCAATATTAAAGTGTCACTTCAAGACCTGGATCGACTTTGGAAGCTTCCTGGCGATCATCCTGAAGGCATACAGCCCCTTTCTGTGGGTCAGATTCATGGGACGTTTGAGTTGTCTGAGGTGGAGATGCATTACTCCGGAACCTTGGCCTTGAAAATTCCAAAGTTGCATATTCAGTCGGGGGAGAAAATTGCGATTTTGGGGGGAATTGGATGTGGAAAAACATCTTTACTTCGACTCCTTTCGGGTATGTACAAGCCACAAAGCGGGAGAGTTACTCTGGATGGTATAGATATCGACCTAATATCTAAGGCTAACATCGCGGACCACATGGGATATGTTGGACAAGATGGACGATTGTTCGCAGGAACTTTGAGAGATAACTTGGTGCTCGGATTGACAGATCCCGGGGACGATATTCTGATTCAAGCAGCAAAAAGAACAGGGTTATTTGAGACAGTTATCTCGCCCCATCCCAAGGGTCTTGAACGCGAAATATTTGAGGGGGGGCAGGGACTCTCTGGCGGGCAAAGGCAGCTGGTTCACATAACTAGGGCGCTATTGCGAAGCCCTCGGGTATGGCTTCTTGACGAACCTACAGCATCAATGGATGCGCCTGTTGAACACCGGGTATTGGCAACTTTGGCTGCTGAGTTGCAGTCACGTCCAAACAGCACACTTATTTTGGTAACTCATAAACCCCAGTTACTTGCGCTAGTGAATCGAATCATTATCCTATCGCAGCAACAAGTTGTGATGGACGGACCTCGGGATGCGGTATTGCAGCAATTAAACGCCAACTCAAATCAGAATTCCACGCAATCATGA
- a CDS encoding HlyD family efflux transporter periplasmic adaptor subunit, with protein MTLSIKKYKYSFPRPGVGSFLLVGILSFIVWANFFNIDQLVRAQGQVIVKDRTQVIQVADGGVLRDLRVSEGEIVHKGQVLALLESERAHAGADEVQNRLAALSISKIRAEAEASEVQPNWGSFQKTHSHLVKTQRELYSQTRMAVLKEISALTEHYKLALEEYKVNERLFDSGDVSRVELMRARRMSIEAEQKINAIWDKYKTDARREIAKIQEEIVSQQSKLQERQSILDHTTLESPVDGIVKSLRVSTLGGVLRQGDELMQISPTNSQVLVEAKVSPADIGLIQIGQPVILKFDAFDYSIFGSWKGELTYISPDTLLEQGPDGRSNTFYRVQVSISDVQNKGSKVEHAHIKPGMMVSLDVLCSQRSVLFYIAKPIVKAFSGALGQR; from the coding sequence ATGACGTTGTCTATCAAAAAGTATAAGTATTCCTTTCCTCGACCCGGCGTAGGAAGCTTTTTGTTGGTTGGTATTTTAAGCTTTATTGTTTGGGCAAATTTTTTCAATATAGACCAATTGGTGAGGGCGCAAGGTCAAGTTATTGTTAAGGACCGAACTCAAGTTATACAGGTGGCAGATGGTGGTGTTTTAAGAGATTTGAGAGTAAGTGAGGGTGAGATTGTTCATAAGGGTCAAGTTTTGGCATTGCTCGAAAGCGAGAGAGCGCATGCGGGAGCGGATGAGGTCCAGAATCGCTTAGCAGCCTTAAGCATAAGCAAGATTCGAGCAGAGGCGGAGGCATCAGAAGTTCAGCCGAATTGGGGAAGTTTTCAAAAAACTCATTCGCATTTGGTGAAGACACAGCGGGAGTTGTACAGCCAAACTCGTATGGCTGTTCTGAAGGAGATCTCCGCACTCACGGAGCATTACAAACTTGCATTGGAAGAATACAAAGTCAACGAACGTCTATTCGATTCAGGTGATGTTAGTCGTGTGGAGTTAATGCGAGCACGAAGGATGTCAATTGAGGCGGAACAAAAAATCAATGCAATTTGGGATAAATACAAAACTGATGCGCGGAGGGAGATTGCAAAAATTCAAGAAGAAATTGTCAGTCAGCAAAGCAAACTTCAAGAACGACAAAGTATCTTGGATCACACAACTTTAGAGTCGCCGGTTGATGGCATAGTCAAATCCCTTCGTGTAAGTACTCTGGGTGGAGTATTGCGACAGGGTGATGAATTAATGCAAATATCTCCCACCAACAGTCAGGTATTGGTCGAGGCGAAAGTTAGTCCAGCAGATATTGGTCTTATTCAAATAGGGCAACCAGTAATTCTTAAGTTTGATGCCTTTGATTACAGCATATTTGGATCCTGGAAGGGTGAGTTGACATACATAAGTCCAGATACCCTGCTAGAGCAGGGACCTGATGGTAGATCCAATACGTTTTATCGCGTCCAAGTAAGTATTTCGGATGTTCAAAATAAAGGTAGCAAAGTGGAACATGCTCACATCAAACCTGGTATGATGGTTTCGTTAGATGTGTTGTGTAGCCAGCGCAGCGTGCTTTTTTATATTGCGAAACCTATTGTTAAGGCATTTAGCGGTGCACTCGGTCAAAGATAA
- a CDS encoding TolC family protein, which translates to MYIQPNRLVGFVLSVAMTSIASTACKQVFAQSELPVAMAGESYKQMLSQALSRNPSVQAAMGQIKVSGFEKQGARWQYFPTPSIGVEQSSLESKLSNNLTSFARLQQPIWTGGKLDAQLDRATAQEQIALSALEEQKLNLVLSWIALWGEVQGAEWRISAYRESEQQHINYVQKVSRRASEGQSAASDVQLSQFRLSSVQADLGQALLQKQLALGKLKRLLGNEWPAEIGFEVPEFQKDIVKWSDVSPMEWLDAAYRFHPSVRKANATEKLLAADLKATKSKAYPDVFIRAEITDGNVTGTNRLMYIGMTSSLGAGLSTFSNISAAQAKLDSAKDELEILKRNIADQIQADIETVVMQSRRTESIESTLYDSGKYLESSERQFTSGRKSWQELMNTARERSTTLVQLADAKTQIWVAMQRLTVQSRGVDAYLGVTSSVN; encoded by the coding sequence ATGTATATCCAGCCAAATAGACTTGTTGGGTTTGTTTTATCAGTGGCGATGACATCAATAGCGAGTACTGCATGCAAGCAGGTTTTTGCTCAGTCTGAGTTGCCAGTAGCGATGGCAGGTGAGAGTTACAAGCAAATGTTGTCGCAGGCGCTGTCAAGAAACCCATCCGTTCAAGCTGCTATGGGGCAGATTAAGGTCTCGGGATTCGAAAAGCAGGGTGCTCGCTGGCAATACTTTCCCACCCCATCAATCGGCGTAGAGCAGAGTTCTCTCGAGAGCAAACTTTCAAACAATTTGACGTCCTTTGCGCGTTTGCAACAGCCAATTTGGACCGGGGGCAAGCTTGACGCTCAGTTGGACCGAGCGACGGCTCAAGAGCAGATTGCGTTATCCGCACTTGAGGAGCAAAAACTGAATTTAGTACTCAGTTGGATTGCATTGTGGGGAGAAGTACAAGGAGCTGAGTGGCGAATATCAGCATATCGTGAAAGCGAACAGCAGCATATTAATTATGTTCAAAAAGTTTCTCGTCGTGCGAGCGAGGGGCAGTCAGCCGCAAGTGATGTGCAGCTCTCTCAATTCAGGCTGAGTTCAGTACAAGCAGACCTAGGCCAAGCGCTGTTACAAAAACAACTAGCACTGGGTAAATTGAAGAGACTTTTGGGGAATGAGTGGCCTGCGGAAATAGGTTTCGAAGTCCCAGAGTTTCAAAAGGATATCGTTAAATGGTCGGATGTAAGTCCCATGGAATGGTTAGATGCCGCATACCGATTTCATCCTTCTGTTCGCAAGGCTAACGCAACTGAAAAGTTGTTAGCTGCAGATTTAAAAGCAACAAAATCAAAAGCATATCCGGATGTATTTATTCGCGCCGAAATAACGGATGGCAATGTTACAGGCACTAATCGGCTGATGTACATCGGAATGACATCTAGTCTCGGAGCCGGTTTGTCGACATTTTCAAACATATCAGCAGCACAGGCAAAGCTTGATTCGGCAAAAGACGAACTGGAAATTCTGAAGAGAAATATAGCCGATCAGATACAGGCCGACATTGAAACAGTTGTTATGCAGTCTAGGCGAACCGAGTCCATTGAAAGTACTCTATACGACTCAGGAAAGTACCTTGAGTCTTCGGAGCGGCAGTTTACTAGCGGAAGAAAAAGTTGGCAGGAACTTATGAATACTGCCAGAGAGCGCTCCACTACCCTTGTTCAACTTGCAGATGCCAAGACTCAGATTTGGGTAGCAATGCAGCGTCTGACAGTTCAATCGCGCGGCGTAGATGCATATTTAGGTGTCACTAGTTCCGTAAATTAG
- a CDS encoding HAD domain-containing protein produces MKSELILFLDFDGVLHPDPPSSSAPLMCRAPLLQAWLEQHPQVDVVISSTWRLKRTLPQLQALFPEWGDRIIGVTPNIPQESYQRQHECESWMRDHSKPWVPWLALDDRAWNFRPFERRLVLTDLKTGLTNTDLVSLTNAMGL; encoded by the coding sequence ATGAAATCTGAACTTATCTTGTTCCTCGACTTTGATGGAGTACTGCACCCAGATCCGCCGAGCAGTTCCGCTCCTTTGATGTGCCGAGCACCTCTGTTACAGGCATGGCTTGAACAGCACCCGCAAGTGGATGTCGTGATTTCATCCACATGGCGGCTCAAGCGCACGCTCCCACAGCTTCAAGCGTTGTTTCCGGAATGGGGCGATCGCATCATCGGCGTTACACCGAACATTCCCCAGGAGAGTTACCAAAGACAACACGAGTGCGAATCCTGGATGCGTGACCACTCCAAGCCTTGGGTGCCATGGCTTGCGCTGGATGATCGAGCATGGAACTTCCGTCCATTTGAAAGACGCCTTGTCTTGACTGACCTGAAGACAGGGCTGACTAATACGGACCTTGTTTCCTTAACGAATGCCATGGGTCTCTAG
- a CDS encoding beta strand repeat-containing protein — translation MTKSMKPTKSEQQNFSEITLPTVNASNLIAGLNKVNVADSKSSPEFVKVRKAKTAGRRKEEDENGVAKDSLHGPTEDQESIVHADDAAGLSGEIADSLLVNTERNDEVEETSLSNRTDSFSDFASGSESGIYSSADFNSRVEYGSDVLLAQANTGVVSDAASGVGAAEVTGTADVFGAAAASSLSSGVLFAAAVVTAAVVSASGESAKKIDTTAAPVPRVYSIDVLFGPMTDSGANTSVFLYKADGTLLGEAKFSSGKFIYEDKTGYTGIVIARMVDGDTDPDYRDEATGELKSADGVYLAVTTATGTGGIKININPLTTAAANAIGITDSGKIDGSISIPSDIKASGTSDGATNLAVSKVNQVNKAIALAFNILDASGNPADLVSQDVKTVVSSQGTTDNSVVSGTDASSAYGRALAIVSHAEKTSGKSTAQLAADVSKALDVNTGTLTSTVDPQKSADVQSAIIKGIASAQASAQVTSNQAQAVTKSVTASEITLVVNGADDAFLKGEEDHLNLAVNGIFVQGQVLKLYSGTNAIDFTVGSTAVVGGTGYTFTASPASTLVLSVAKSALSAVDAGVNLKAELSAGTSGVTGTSNSNNLPVVVDGTLATPNAQLTTDSTNLANTAFASDNYTNNGAITAPTNTETNAKVEYRVTKDSGTAGAWSTTYTAPATNGTADGVYKVEIRQTDLAGNANGTNTVGGVNALQTINFTLDTTKPSANLNAKLTTDSTNGVTGKDADGITSNAAITAPTNAEDGAKVEYRVTKGSGSSASIGTWSTTYAAPTAGDGSSDGAYKVEVRQTDKAGNVGDAQAVNFTLDQTKPSISSTALSVAEKATAVGSLVGSDTNGITWTLDGTSGDNDKFTLVGGALAFKSAPDFETPASAAGTNAYTVNVKATDGAGNVSTKAITVNVTDVNDAPTASGSIGAQTAVKGQSSWQLSLAGYFADVDATDTRSYALTSGTLPTGLTLNPTSGVISGTPSAEAASGSFTVTMTDKGGQTATQTFSLKVVAAPVINSFTVTDDNAGGGNNAAIGKSGDALTFAVTLSEEVTITGSGTPKITFTVGGVDVVATYVSASANVLTFTGTAPSTGNGGSVTVKSIDLTDVTVTGKTSTQPWQTGVVNQSSAYTLDNTNPAITTETLSVAEKATAVGSLVGSDTNGITWTLDGTSGDNDKFTLVGGALAFKSAPDFETPASAAGTNAYTVNVKATDGAGNVSTKAITVNVTDVNEAPTVSGALITDVVAVTGTVYTVNSPLTLDGVGANISSYFIDPDTTSNFSTLTYSLDAGAPAWLQIDPTTGKLFGAAPSNPAADLSVTVNANDGSNTVSKSFSIDLVSLPALKSTQVLDNVANLDVKSALVLEFSAENLALGSGQIRIKDDMGATGLITRNTTVGIANNSKQDVTDNDVVITLTNGVVTDLTVGTASYTTFGGVGLSLQRLQDSVKVSGSKLIIDIGGADATTWGTNNTNWNFDWDFGANYHVEFDAGVVKAGAGGPANLAMTNDQTLNFTTVTPADGSAGAASQKMDSNGALSSGYIYHNAHQGSTAGGQAGAIDLNFATGAHALVVQLNSVSSSNPQYIKTSLGGNIDVAGFGIDDVIYNDNGGNMLLKSIEGLTGTPWSGSGSLTTGAAGTSTLKRTVDTDVSGQATWTWFGDATYTVSSLNGDSNNTAGFEARLQSNAVIFG, via the coding sequence ATGACTAAATCCATGAAGCCCACTAAGTCTGAACAGCAAAATTTTTCTGAAATCACTTTGCCGACTGTAAATGCATCTAATTTAATTGCAGGGTTGAATAAGGTTAATGTTGCTGATTCGAAAAGCTCTCCTGAATTTGTGAAGGTAAGAAAAGCCAAAACAGCAGGTCGTCGCAAGGAAGAAGATGAGAATGGCGTCGCGAAAGACAGTTTGCATGGCCCGACAGAAGATCAAGAGAGTATTGTTCATGCAGATGATGCGGCGGGCTTATCTGGCGAGATTGCTGATTCCCTTTTGGTAAATACTGAAAGAAACGATGAAGTTGAAGAAACTTCTCTCTCTAATCGGACTGATTCATTTTCTGATTTTGCTTCTGGTTCCGAAAGCGGTATCTACTCCTCTGCGGACTTCAATTCTAGGGTTGAATATGGGTCTGATGTTCTTCTGGCACAGGCGAATACAGGTGTTGTCAGTGATGCGGCTTCAGGTGTGGGTGCTGCTGAGGTAACCGGTACCGCGGACGTTTTTGGCGCGGCCGCTGCATCTTCTTTGTCTTCCGGAGTTTTGTTTGCAGCTGCTGTAGTTACAGCAGCTGTCGTGAGTGCGTCAGGCGAAAGCGCAAAAAAGATTGATACAACAGCAGCCCCGGTTCCTCGTGTTTACTCAATTGATGTCCTTTTTGGACCAATGACCGATAGCGGTGCAAACACCAGTGTTTTTTTATACAAGGCAGATGGAACTTTGCTGGGAGAGGCAAAGTTTTCAAGCGGGAAATTCATATATGAAGATAAGACGGGCTATACCGGAATTGTCATAGCACGAATGGTCGACGGCGACACGGATCCCGACTATCGTGATGAAGCTACAGGTGAGCTGAAGAGTGCTGATGGTGTCTATTTAGCTGTAACAACAGCAACAGGAACTGGTGGTATCAAAATCAACATCAATCCGTTGACTACTGCTGCGGCTAATGCGATTGGAATTACTGACAGCGGAAAGATAGATGGTTCTATTAGCATTCCTTCTGACATTAAGGCTAGTGGTACATCAGATGGTGCTACCAATTTGGCAGTGTCAAAAGTTAATCAGGTAAACAAAGCCATTGCGCTGGCGTTCAATATTCTTGATGCTAGCGGTAACCCAGCTGATCTTGTATCGCAAGATGTCAAGACGGTTGTGAGTTCACAAGGTACTACTGATAACTCAGTAGTCTCGGGTACGGATGCGTCAAGTGCTTATGGTCGGGCGTTAGCTATTGTTTCTCACGCTGAAAAAACAAGCGGCAAGTCGACTGCGCAATTGGCTGCTGACGTGTCAAAAGCTCTTGATGTAAACACAGGCACCCTTACAAGCACGGTTGATCCTCAAAAAAGTGCCGACGTTCAAAGCGCCATTATCAAGGGTATCGCTAGTGCACAAGCTAGTGCGCAAGTTACGTCAAATCAAGCACAAGCGGTAACTAAGTCCGTCACCGCTTCTGAAATTACTTTGGTTGTGAATGGCGCCGATGACGCATTTCTGAAGGGTGAAGAGGACCACCTGAATCTTGCGGTCAACGGCATTTTTGTCCAAGGCCAGGTGCTCAAACTTTACAGTGGCACCAACGCCATCGATTTCACCGTGGGCAGCACCGCCGTCGTGGGGGGCACGGGCTACACCTTCACTGCCAGCCCAGCTAGCACATTGGTGCTGAGCGTGGCCAAATCTGCGTTGAGCGCTGTTGATGCAGGCGTAAACCTCAAAGCCGAACTCAGCGCAGGCACCAGCGGCGTCACAGGCACCAGCAACTCCAACAACCTGCCCGTGGTGGTGGACGGCACTTTGGCCACGCCCAATGCCCAACTGACCACGGACAGTACCAACTTGGCAAACACTGCATTTGCCAGCGACAACTACACCAACAACGGTGCCATCACCGCGCCCACCAACACCGAAACCAACGCCAAAGTCGAATACCGCGTCACCAAAGACTCAGGCACAGCCGGTGCTTGGAGCACCACTTACACCGCACCGGCCACCAACGGCACAGCCGATGGCGTTTACAAAGTCGAAATCCGCCAGACCGACCTGGCCGGCAACGCGAACGGCACGAACACAGTGGGCGGCGTCAATGCTCTGCAAACTATCAACTTTACACTCGACACCACCAAGCCCAGCGCAAATCTGAATGCCAAACTGACTACCGACAGTACCAACGGCGTGACAGGCAAAGACGCAGACGGCATCACAAGCAATGCCGCCATCACCGCTCCCACCAATGCGGAAGACGGTGCCAAAGTCGAATACCGTGTCACCAAAGGCTCCGGTTCGTCTGCAAGTATCGGCACTTGGAGCACCACATACGCAGCGCCAACGGCTGGTGATGGCTCATCCGATGGTGCATACAAAGTCGAGGTGCGCCAAACGGACAAAGCGGGTAATGTGGGCGATGCGCAAGCCGTCAACTTTACCCTCGATCAAACCAAGCCTAGCATCAGCAGCACTGCACTGAGCGTTGCAGAAAAAGCCACAGCGGTGGGTAGCTTGGTGGGCAGCGACACCAACGGCATTACCTGGACGCTGGACGGTACATCGGGTGACAACGACAAGTTCACCTTGGTGGGTGGCGCACTGGCATTCAAGAGCGCCCCGGACTTTGAAACTCCAGCAAGCGCGGCAGGAACCAACGCCTACACAGTCAACGTCAAGGCCACGGATGGTGCGGGCAACGTCAGCACCAAAGCCATCACGGTTAACGTGACCGACGTCAACGACGCACCCACAGCCAGCGGCAGTATCGGTGCCCAGACAGCGGTCAAGGGCCAATCGTCTTGGCAGCTGAGCCTGGCAGGCTACTTTGCCGACGTGGACGCCACGGACACACGCAGCTATGCGCTGACCTCGGGCACCTTGCCCACAGGCTTGACATTGAACCCGACCAGCGGTGTCATCAGTGGCACGCCAAGTGCAGAAGCGGCCAGCGGCAGCTTCACCGTCACCATGACGGACAAAGGAGGCCAGACGGCCACACAAACCTTCAGCCTCAAAGTGGTGGCTGCGCCGGTTATCAATAGCTTCACGGTGACAGACGACAACGCAGGCGGAGGCAACAATGCGGCCATCGGCAAGAGCGGCGATGCACTGACCTTTGCGGTGACCTTGAGCGAGGAAGTCACCATCACCGGCAGCGGCACCCCCAAAATCACGTTCACCGTGGGTGGCGTGGACGTGGTGGCCACGTATGTATCGGCCAGTGCCAACGTGCTCACCTTTACAGGCACAGCGCCCAGCACAGGCAACGGAGGCAGCGTCACCGTCAAGAGCATCGACCTGACTGACGTTACCGTCACAGGCAAGACCAGCACACAGCCCTGGCAGACCGGTGTGGTGAACCAGTCCTCGGCCTACACGCTGGACAACACCAACCCCGCGATCACGACTGAGACCCTGAGCGTTGCAGAAAAAGCCACAGCGGTGGGTAGCTTGGTGGGCAGCGACACCAACGGCATTACCTGGACGCTGGACGGTACATCGGGTGACAACGACAAGTTCACCTTGGTGGGTGGCGCACTGGCATTCAAGAGCGCCCCGGACTTTGAAACTCCAGCAAGCGCGGCAGGAACCAACGCCTACACAGTCAACGTCAAGGCCACGGATGGTGCGGGCAACGTCAGCACCAAAGCCATCACGGTTAACGTGACCGACGTCAACGAGGCCCCAACAGTCTCAGGCGCACTTATCACAGATGTTGTGGCGGTGACAGGTACGGTCTACACGGTCAACAGCCCCCTCACCTTGGACGGTGTTGGCGCCAATATCAGCAGCTACTTCATAGACCCTGACACGACCAGTAACTTCAGCACGTTGACATACAGTCTGGACGCCGGTGCACCTGCCTGGTTGCAGATAGACCCGACCACAGGAAAGCTTTTCGGAGCAGCACCGTCCAATCCGGCAGCCGATTTGTCTGTCACCGTCAATGCCAATGATGGTTCCAACACGGTCAGCAAGAGCTTCAGCATTGACCTAGTGTCATTGCCCGCACTCAAGAGCACACAAGTGCTGGATAACGTTGCCAATCTTGATGTCAAGTCTGCACTCGTGCTTGAATTCAGCGCAGAAAACCTCGCTCTGGGTTCAGGTCAAATCAGGATCAAGGACGACATGGGCGCAACGGGTCTGATTACTAGAAACACTACTGTTGGCATAGCCAATAACAGCAAACAAGACGTAACCGATAACGACGTCGTCATCACCTTGACCAATGGTGTAGTTACCGACCTCACTGTGGGTACTGCCAGTTACACCACTTTTGGCGGTGTGGGGCTTTCCCTGCAGCGTCTGCAAGATTCGGTTAAGGTCAGCGGCAGCAAACTCATCATTGACATTGGTGGAGCGGACGCAACCACATGGGGAACCAACAACACCAACTGGAACTTTGATTGGGATTTTGGTGCCAACTACCATGTTGAATTCGATGCTGGCGTTGTTAAAGCCGGTGCCGGTGGTCCAGCCAATTTGGCAATGACCAATGATCAAACTCTGAACTTCACCACCGTCACTCCAGCAGATGGCAGTGCTGGAGCAGCGTCACAAAAAATGGACAGCAATGGCGCATTGTCAAGTGGTTACATCTATCACAACGCCCACCAGGGCAGTACCGCAGGTGGCCAAGCAGGCGCCATTGATCTGAATTTTGCAACAGGTGCACATGCGCTCGTAGTACAGCTGAATTCAGTTAGCTCGTCCAATCCGCAGTACATCAAAACTTCTCTGGGCGGCAACATTGATGTGGCGGGGTTTGGAATTGATGACGTTATCTACAACGACAACGGTGGCAACATGTTGCTCAAGTCTATCGAGGGTCTGACAGGTACGCCTTGGTCAGGCTCAGGTAGCCTAACGACAGGCGCCGCAGGAACCAGCACACTCAAACGTACGGTTGATACTGATGTTAGCGGCCAAGCAACCTGGACGTGGTTTGGAGATGCTACTTATACCGTTTCCAGTCTTAATGGGGACAGTAATAACACTGCGGGTTTTGAAGCACGTTTGCAGTCCAACGCCGTGATTTTTGGATAA